CGACTCACCGGTGCCCAGTTGGCTGGCCAGGCACCCGCGGGTCACCGTGGTGCGCAGCGAGGAGTTCTTCCAGAACCCCGACGCGCTGCCCACCCACAACTCGCACGCCGTCGAGTCGCAGCTGCAGCACATCCCCGGGCTCGCCGAACACTTCCTGTACTCGAACGACGACATGTTCTTCGGCCGGCCGGTGCGCCCCGAGATGTTCTTCTCGCCCGGCGGCATCACCAAGTTCATCGAGGCCACCACCCGGATCGGCCTCGGCGAGAGCGACCCGAGCCGCAGCGGCTTCGAGAACGCCGCCAGGGTGAACCGGCGGCTGCTGCATGAACGGTTCGGCCGCATCACCACCCGCCACCTGGAGCACGCGGCCACGCCGCTACGCAAGAGCGTGCTGCTCGAGATGGAGCGGGAGTTCCGGCAGGACTTCGCCCGCACCACGGCGAGCCCGTTCCGGTCGGCCACCGACGTCTCGGTGACCAACTCGTTCTACCACTACTACGCGCTGATGACCGGGCGTGCGGTGGTGCAGCAGCAGGCCAAGACGCTGTACGTGGAGACCACGCTGAAGCGGGCGCAGGGCCAGATGGAACGGCTGCTGAAGCGGCGTTCCTACGACTTCTTCTGCCTGAACGACGGCAGCAAGCCGGAGATCAATGCGGAGGATCGCACCGCGTCGGTGCGCACCTTCCTCGACCGGTACTTCCCGATTGCCGCGCCCTGGGAGAACGGTGCGGATGTCGCATCTGTCAGTACCGCAGTCAGCGCAGGCGTCAGTGCAGCACCGGGATCGGCATCGTCATCGGCGGGTCTGATTCCACCGGCGGGTTGATCCGGTCGGCGATGCGGATGCCGGAGGCCTGCAGTCGCCGCTCCGTCTCGCCGGCATCGATGTAGTCGAGCGCCGGGAACTCGCCGAGCGGCACCACCGAGTGCAGCACGGTCGACGGGTACACGTGCACCAGGTTGAAGGCGCGCGCACCGTCGCGGCCGCGGGTGCCGCCGGTCGGCACGTTCAGGTCCTGCGTGTAGCAGGTCGCCGACGCCACAGACACCGGGATGCCGGCGAACGTGGCGGTGGAGGAGTAGTGCAGGTGACCGGCGAGGATGCTGCGCACGTCAGTGCCTTGCAGCACCTCGGCAAGCGGTGCCTGATCGTGCAACTCCACGGAGACCGCGAGGTCGAGCACGCTCGGAACCGGCGGGTGGTGCATGGCAAGCAGGGTGCCGTGCGGCGCGGGCGTCGCCAGCTCGGCGGCGAGCCAGTCCAGCTGCTCGGGGGAGACTTCGCCATGGTGGAAGCCCGGAACGGTGGAGTCAAGCGTGATGACCCGCAGCCCGTTGACGTTGTACACCGCGTCGATCGGGTGCTCTGACGGCATCTCGCCGAGCAGCTGCAGCCGGAACGACGACCGGTCGTCGTGGTTGCCCATCACCCAGATCACCTGGGCACCGAGCCGATCGGCGGCGGGCTCGACGATGGCGCGCAACCGCGCGTAGGCGTCGGGTTCGCCGCGATCGGCGAGGTCTCCGGTGAAGATGATGGCCTCAGGACGGCCGTCGGAGGCCTCGAGTTCGTCGAACAGCCGCCTCAAGTGGGCTTCGCTGTCGATCGACCCGTACAACCTGTCGCCGCCGGCGAGGAGGTGCGTGTCGCTGAGATGGAGGATGAAGTGGTCCGGCCTGGGATACTCGGCCGTTCGCATCGTCACAAGGATGTCCTTTGAGTCGCTGTGGTGAAATCGCTACCGATTCACTTCGCCTACTTATGACATTCGACCAGAGGTACATGAATGTAAGGTGAACGCCACGCGGGATTGACAATTTCGCGGCCTGGGCGGACCATCCCTTATCGGCTTGCGCAGCCACATGCTTAGGTGGAGGCATGCGCACCGTGATCTTCACCGAGTTCGGCGGCCCCGAGGTTCTGCAGCTGGTCGAGGTTCCGCCGCCCACCGCCGGCCCGGGTGAGGTGCGAGTGCGCGTGGTGATCGCCGGCCTGAACCCGGTCGACGCCAAGATCTTCAGCGGCGGCCCGTCGGCTGAGCGTTACGGGGTCACCCTGCCGTCGGGAAACGGCAACGACTTCGCCGGAGTGGTCGACGAGGTCGGTCGCGGCGTCGCGGGAATCCAGGCCGGCGACCGCGTCTACGGAGGCGTGCGCGGGTTCGCGCAGGCCGACTTCGTGATCACGGATGCCGCTCATCTGCTGCCGCTGCCACCAGGGCTTGACCTCGAGCGCGCTGGCGCACTGGACATCGCCGGGCGTACCGCCTGGGCGGCGGTCCGCTCCCTCGGGATCACCGCCACCGACACCGTGCTCGTCAGTGCCGCCGCCGGGGGAGTGGGGGTGCTGGCGGCGCAACTCGCCGTGCGGTCCGGCGCCACGGTCATCGGAACCGCCAGCGAGGCGAACCACGACTTCCTGCGCTCGCTCGGCGTCATCCCGGTCAGCTACGGTGACGGACTGGCCGGACGACTGCGCGAGCTGGCGCCCGACGGCATCACCGCCGTGCTCGACCAGAACGGCCGTGCCACCATCGACGTCGCCCTCGAACTGGGAGTGCCGGCTTCACGCATCAACACTATCGCCGCCAAAACCTACCGCCCCGAGCTCGGGATGGGCACCGTCGGCGGTCCGGCCGCCGGTCGGGAGGAGCTGGCCGAGATGGCCAGGCTCGTGGCATCCGGTGAGATTCGGTTGCCGATCGACTCGATCTACCCGATCGAGCGGGTGCAAGACGCCTACCGGCACCTGATGGCGGGGCACGTACGCGGCAAGGTGCTGCTCGCCACCGAGTGATGCTCGTAGCGATTCAGTGGAAATTCGTGCCGAAAAGCACGGATTCCGCTCTTGTATTTCTGGACGCCCGGCGTACTGTGGAACGTACGAAAGAGGCGAAACCGACCTGGTGAAAACCAGTGAAATTGAAACCTCTGGACAAGAAAGGCTCCAGAGTTCCGTTAAGGACTCGGAGCCTTTCGCTTTGTCTGGCACCTGCGCCGTCGCGCTATTGCGGGTGCACCCCGGCGGCGTCGAGCACCCAGGCGTAGTCGAACGCCCGCTCCTCCCAGGCCCGGTACCGGCCGGAGACGCCACCGTGCCCGGCGGCCATCTCGGTCTTCAGCAGCACGTCGGCGCCCACTTCGCGCAGCCGCGCCACCCACTTCGCCGGTTCCACGTACAGCACCCGGGTGTCGTTCAGGCTGGTGACCGCGAGGATGCGGGGGTACTCCCGCTTGTGCACGTTCTCGTACGGGCTGTACGCCTTCATGTAGGCGTACACCTCAGGGTCGTGCAGCGGGTCGCCCCACTCCTCCCACTCGATCACGGTGAGCGGCAGTGACGGGTCGAGGATGGTGGTGAGGGTGTCCACGAACGGAACGCCGCCGAGCACCCCCGCAAACAGCTCGGGCGCGATGTTCGCCACCGCGCCGACCAGCAGCCCGCCGGCGCTGTGCCCCTCCGCCACCAGCTGCTCCGGCCTGGTGTAACCCTCGTCGATCAGGTGTTTCGCGCAGGCCACGAAGTCGGTGAAGGAGTTGCGCTTGTGCAGCAGCTTGCCGTGCTCGTACCAGAGCCGGCCGAGTTCGCCGCCGCCACGCACGTGCGCGATCGCGAACACCATGCCGCGATCGAGCAGGCTGAGCCGGGCTATTCCGAATCCGGGGTCGACGCTGTGCTCGTATGAGCCGTAGCCGTACAGCAAGGTCGGTGCCGGGTCGCCGCGTTGTGCCAGGTCACGCCGGAACACCATCGAGATCGGGATGCGGGTGCCGTCCTCCGCCGTCGCCCATTCCCGGCGCTGTTCGTACACGGCGGGATCGAAACGTCCGAGCACCGGCTGCCGTTTCAGCATCCGCAGTTCACCGGTCTGCACCACGTAGTCGTACACGGTCGACGGGGTCACCATGCTGGTGTAGCCGAGCCGCACGGTGGGCTGCTCCCACTCGGGATTGCCGGCGGTGCCCACCGAGTAGATCTCCTCATCGAAGGTCAGCTCGGTGAACCGCCCGTTCTTGTGGTCGTCGATCGGCACCCCGCCGGCGTGCGGCAGTTTCGCGATGCCCACCCGGGTCATGCCCTCACGGCGGTACTCGGCGACCACGTGGTCGCGGAACACGTCCACGGTCTCCAACCGCACATCGGCGCGATGCGGCAGCACGACGCGCCGCGGGCCGAGCGGGTCAGCGACCGGCACCGAGATCAGCTCGAAGTTGATCGCCTGGTTGTTGTGCACAATCAGCAGCCGGTCCTCGCCCTCGACGACGGCGTGCTTCACCTCGTATTCGACACCGGTGCGGCGCGGCCAGATCACCCGGAACGGCGCCGTCGGGTCGGCCGCGTCAAGCAGCCAGGTTTCGCTGGTGATATTCGACCCTGACTCGATCATCACGAACCGGCGGCTGCGGCTACGACCAATGCCGACCCAGAACTTCTCGTCCTTCTCCTCGAAGACCATGACATCG
This Salinibacterium sp. ZJ450 DNA region includes the following protein-coding sequences:
- a CDS encoding NADP-dependent oxidoreductase, with translation MRTVIFTEFGGPEVLQLVEVPPPTAGPGEVRVRVVIAGLNPVDAKIFSGGPSAERYGVTLPSGNGNDFAGVVDEVGRGVAGIQAGDRVYGGVRGFAQADFVITDAAHLLPLPPGLDLERAGALDIAGRTAWAAVRSLGITATDTVLVSAAAGGVGVLAAQLAVRSGATVIGTASEANHDFLRSLGVIPVSYGDGLAGRLRELAPDGITAVLDQNGRATIDVALELGVPASRINTIAAKTYRPELGMGTVGGPAAGREELAEMARLVASGEIRLPIDSIYPIERVQDAYRHLMAGHVRGKVLLATE
- a CDS encoding S9 family peptidase → MSHTPPKAAQKPHKRVHHGDEFIDNYEWLRDKENPAVLAHLTAENEYTQARTEHLAVLQEQIYEEIKQRTQETDLSVPIRRGEWWYYTRTIEGEQYGVHCRAPISAADDWVPPVLDESGGTSLPGERVILDDNKEAEGHDFYALGSFDISVDGSLLLYGVDTEGDERYTLRVRRLDTGQNLPDEIPGTSSGALFEPSGRFIFYTTVDEAWRPDKAWRHEVGTAASDDVMVFEEKDEKFWVGIGRSRSRRFVMIESGSNITSETWLLDAADPTAPFRVIWPRRTGVEYEVKHAVVEGEDRLLIVHNNQAINFELISVPVADPLGPRRVVLPHRADVRLETVDVFRDHVVAEYRREGMTRVGIAKLPHAGGVPIDDHKNGRFTELTFDEEIYSVGTAGNPEWEQPTVRLGYTSMVTPSTVYDYVVQTGELRMLKRQPVLGRFDPAVYEQRREWATAEDGTRIPISMVFRRDLAQRGDPAPTLLYGYGSYEHSVDPGFGIARLSLLDRGMVFAIAHVRGGGELGRLWYEHGKLLHKRNSFTDFVACAKHLIDEGYTRPEQLVAEGHSAGGLLVGAVANIAPELFAGVLGGVPFVDTLTTILDPSLPLTVIEWEEWGDPLHDPEVYAYMKAYSPYENVHKREYPRILAVTSLNDTRVLYVEPAKWVARLREVGADVLLKTEMAAGHGGVSGRYRAWEERAFDYAWVLDAAGVHPQ
- a CDS encoding stealth family protein — its product is MTNELVVVSPDSWPGRLDRDDIVVRKGMFTLINGHLTPQESMLEDLHDIRRVLDESGVSYLLVRGDKDRLVIAIDRKDRRALEAAFATAFANEPFYSKPLDGHTDQPVLLAEGSLSGGRKASVFRLYRPRIEPIGRLRYGSSTAVQLELWKFGEDEIIAPLPNALMRERLPRAEAVTDEVHRHGQTWPTLRGMFDQHASDITFDIDLVFSWVDGSSEDFQRARARRMASYVVGDGDDSEARFRQIDELKYALRSVYMYAPWIRRIFIATDSPVPSWLARHPRVTVVRSEEFFQNPDALPTHNSHAVESQLQHIPGLAEHFLYSNDDMFFGRPVRPEMFFSPGGITKFIEATTRIGLGESDPSRSGFENAARVNRRLLHERFGRITTRHLEHAATPLRKSVLLEMEREFRQDFARTTASPFRSATDVSVTNSFYHYYALMTGRAVVQQQAKTLYVETTLKRAQGQMERLLKRRSYDFFCLNDGSKPEINAEDRTASVRTFLDRYFPIAAPWENGADVASVSTAVSAGVSAAPGSASSSAGLIPPAG
- a CDS encoding phosphodiesterase; amino-acid sequence: MTMRTAEYPRPDHFILHLSDTHLLAGGDRLYGSIDSEAHLRRLFDELEASDGRPEAIIFTGDLADRGEPDAYARLRAIVEPAADRLGAQVIWVMGNHDDRSSFRLQLLGEMPSEHPIDAVYNVNGLRVITLDSTVPGFHHGEVSPEQLDWLAAELATPAPHGTLLAMHHPPVPSVLDLAVSVELHDQAPLAEVLQGTDVRSILAGHLHYSSTATFAGIPVSVASATCYTQDLNVPTGGTRGRDGARAFNLVHVYPSTVLHSVVPLGEFPALDYIDAGETERRLQASGIRIADRINPPVESDPPMTMPIPVLH